One Arachis hypogaea cultivar Tifrunner chromosome 18, arahy.Tifrunner.gnm2.J5K5, whole genome shotgun sequence genomic window, TAATCGGCGTAACAGTATCGCGAATCACAGACCAAGAAAACGCAATAAGCAACCAATCTTTGACCACTCCGGCGACGTTCATGGTCAGCGCCGACGTCTTCCCAACCAGCAAGAACACCGCAAGGTTGAGGGCGAAAGCGCAAAGCGAATTGGTACCGAAAATGACCCAATCAAACTGAAAACTCGAAGTTTCCCTCAGCAGAGGGTACTCCACAACGAGCCACGGTACAGATAGAAAAAGCAAACAGCACGGCGCAACGTAGTAGAGAGAAGTTATAGGGTTAAGCGAGATTCCCTTTGACGTCAGCAGAATCTGGATCAGGACGAGGCGCGTGGCTTCAAACGCCACGGCTCCAATCTGCAATGTAACTCCCCAGGTGTCGAACCTGGCTTCGCCGTAGGCAGCGACGGCGACGCCGAGGGAGATGGATAACATGTTGAGCATGGTGTTGCTGTGGTAAGACTCTTTCTTGAGGAGAACGCCGATGGAGTAGACGGCGACCGGCATGAGTGCCTTGAGCATCTGGATGAAGGAGACGGAGAGGTAGATGTAGGCGGAGTTGGAGAGCCAGAGGGAGAGCGAGTAGAGGGCGCCGATCGGGACGACGGAGGAGATGTAGAGGGAGGTGGACATGGCGGAGGGGAGATCCACGAGGCGGAGGACGCGGACGAGGAAGAACGCGAGGGAGGCGCAGAATGACATGTGGATCATCGTGAGCGAGATCGGGAATGGCCAGTTGTACAGCTTCTTGTCCAGAATGTATTTGTTGTACACGATCACTGTGAACGACAGGAAGATCCATATGGCCACGTAGGTGTAGGCCACGACTATCTTCTTCAAAACGCCGTCGCTTATTGGTTGCGACGACGTGGCCGCCGCGGCGGAGGATGACGATTGTGTACCTCCTTTGCCcattattattttgtgtttgtTGTTGGAGAAgatggaaaaaaataataatacgagagaagagaagaaagagtcACAAGAGAGATGGGAGTGTGTGGAGTGGAGTGTtgtgagaggagagagagagagtggaagtttgttttgtttgtttgatGTGGTAAAACGTAAAACACACAACAACTAAACGTACTGCCATATCAGCTATGTTATGGGCTATGGACAACACACCTACAACTAACTACCACCTATAaccgttactttttttttttttttctattggtaAAGAAATGGAGATGCAGGGTAATAAATACaattaatttctctttttaaacaaaatcaaatcgtattaaattaaattaaatattctctaattttgatttttgacCAAATTATAGAGAGGTTTTAGTTTTTGcacatatttaattatataatataataatataaatttaattttgatgtactatcaataaaaaataactttacaCGTGTATCTAATCACGTAACATGGTGtcgtacaaaaatataaaataactactATTTCAATTGATCgcgtaaatatttataaaaaacgGATATAATTGCACGACtgtgtaaaataaaatattttatattgtcatcagttaatatatatttcaaaaaaaaaaaaaactagacctCTAAAATCTATAACTCtacattattaaatatttatattcgtTCATCATTGATTAATTTT contains:
- the LOC112771358 gene encoding probable sugar phosphate/phosphate translocator At4g32390, giving the protein MGKGGTQSSSSAAAATSSQPISDGVLKKIVVAYTYVAIWIFLSFTVIVYNKYILDKKLYNWPFPISLTMIHMSFCASLAFFLVRVLRLVDLPSAMSTSLYISSVVPIGALYSLSLWLSNSAYIYLSVSFIQMLKALMPVAVYSIGVLLKKESYHSNTMLNMLSISLGVAVAAYGEARFDTWGVTLQIGAVAFEATRLVLIQILLTSKGISLNPITSLYYVAPCCLLFLSVPWLVVEYPLLRETSSFQFDWVIFGTNSLCAFALNLAVFLLVGKTSALTMNVAGVVKDWLLIAFSWSVIRDTVTPINLFGYGLAFLGVAYYNHAKLQGLKAKEAQRKVEGGGAGGDHDEEKGRLLPDRDGDKRGDQQK